From the Spiroplasma chrysopicola DF-1 genome, one window contains:
- the hpf gene encoding ribosome hibernation-promoting factor, HPF/YfiA family — MEYIIRSKNISVTEAMDIHLRTTLDKIQKYEIMKNNKLVHVDLEYTKSGENDIKVSIDLTGKNNFLTATSKNKDFYKAVDLVLKKLEEQLKKIKDKITTNHTKRTSFAKVIDEEEYSDVELDEE, encoded by the coding sequence ATGGAATATATTATTCGTAGTAAAAATATTAGTGTTACTGAGGCAATGGATATTCATCTCAGAACAACATTAGATAAAATTCAAAAATATGAAATTATGAAAAATAATAAACTAGTACATGTTGACCTCGAATATACAAAAAGTGGTGAAAATGATATTAAAGTATCAATTGATTTGACTGGGAAAAATAATTTTTTAACTGCTACAAGCAAAAATAAAGATTTTTATAAAGCAGTTGATTTAGTGTTAAAAAAATTAGAAGAGCAGCTAAAAAAAATCAAAGATAAAATCACGACAAATCATACAAAAAGAACTTCTTTTGCAAAGGTAATTGATGAGGAAGAATATAGTGATGTTGAGTTAGATGAAGAATAG
- a CDS encoding lipoprotein, giving the protein MKKLLTILSALTISMTGVTSVIACHANTQQPSDQITPDQVKEFLNSQNEENPFILSRDEGNQKNRLVKDITQQLHLTSDYEIIVLDKDYQTPNLQGYEKAEIATINNGVATLSVKYQGKEFWNDKIFWLTNELGTVKTNLTTLASFTDENNGFEVPGQFVPADIKEKELEAALKQKFQNRFNFTVSSISSKPSIKETTSKVEEDSIINYGKTTIKVKTSDDVAVFSGEINWVTEPINTVAAFAMDLMGKGHSLNNGFDFKLPIPGLPFEVSLGTLYEFASLINTMLGSSINLVNLDNIGTDKFDDQWKNFLTSLDGMLEGLIGNSFINLPINLDLGKITANGTVGELLTNIAPSLIALLQWIISNDFKSNNVIMELLQYLLGNVNPKVKAGLARTYGESSNFYKKANTNLDALIGQALVGYKKNPPFIVALSTVPVIEQVVFGFLMNLKPTTLIMSILNEFSTLSENGFDLINQNVINKNHLKGVSTLVMGFIPDDMIFTLKDFMAPLWNAALPSLGVEANQLNQVDVELLQGRLKVKFKNQSGQWEEFKDVFNGDEEPNLDQILNATDMKLQFTNLQFKLTSKVDPNASYTTNNDLTFEMLLSDKKV; this is encoded by the coding sequence ATGAAAAAATTATTAACTATTTTAAGTGCGTTAACTATTAGTATGACAGGAGTAACGTCAGTTATTGCATGTCATGCTAACACGCAACAACCCTCTGATCAAATAACACCAGACCAAGTAAAGGAATTTTTAAACTCACAAAATGAAGAAAATCCATTTATTTTAAGTCGTGATGAGGGTAATCAAAAAAATCGTTTAGTAAAAGATATTACGCAACAGTTACATTTAACTTCTGATTATGAGATTATTGTTTTAGATAAAGATTATCAAACTCCAAATTTACAGGGATATGAGAAAGCGGAAATCGCAACAATTAATAACGGGGTTGCGACTCTTAGCGTTAAATACCAAGGCAAAGAATTTTGAAATGACAAGATTTTTTGATTAACTAATGAACTTGGTACAGTTAAAACTAATTTAACAACATTAGCTAGTTTTACTGATGAAAATAATGGTTTTGAAGTTCCGGGGCAATTTGTTCCAGCGGATATTAAGGAAAAAGAATTGGAAGCTGCTTTGAAACAAAAATTTCAAAATCGTTTTAATTTTACTGTTTCATCAATTTCATCAAAACCAAGTATCAAAGAAACAACAAGTAAGGTAGAAGAAGACAGTATTATTAATTATGGAAAAACGACAATTAAAGTAAAAACATCAGATGATGTTGCTGTTTTTAGTGGTGAAATTAATTGAGTAACTGAACCAATTAATACTGTGGCTGCTTTTGCGATGGATTTAATGGGGAAAGGGCATAGTCTAAATAATGGTTTTGATTTTAAATTGCCAATTCCAGGCCTACCATTTGAAGTATCATTGGGAACTTTATACGAATTTGCTAGTTTAATTAACACAATGTTAGGTTCTAGCATTAATTTAGTTAATTTAGATAACATTGGAACTGATAAATTTGATGATCAATGAAAAAACTTTTTAACTAGTTTAGATGGAATGTTAGAAGGTTTAATAGGTAATTCATTTATTAATCTTCCAATTAACCTTGATTTAGGAAAAATTACAGCTAATGGAACAGTGGGGGAATTATTAACAAATATAGCTCCAAGTTTAATAGCGCTATTACAATGAATTATTAGTAATGATTTTAAATCAAATAATGTTATTATGGAATTATTACAATATTTATTAGGAAATGTTAATCCAAAAGTAAAAGCTGGTTTAGCCAGAACTTATGGTGAAAGTAGTAATTTTTATAAAAAAGCAAATACTAATTTAGATGCTTTAATTGGCCAAGCTTTAGTAGGATACAAAAAAAATCCACCATTCATTGTTGCTTTGAGTACTGTTCCAGTTATTGAACAAGTGGTTTTTGGATTTTTAATGAATTTAAAACCAACAACTTTAATTATGAGTATTTTAAACGAATTTAGTACTTTATCAGAAAATGGTTTTGACTTAATTAATCAAAACGTTATTAATAAAAATCATTTAAAAGGTGTATCAACTTTAGTCATGGGTTTTATTCCAGATGATATGATTTTTACTTTAAAAGATTTTATGGCACCATTATGAAATGCTGCTTTACCATCATTAGGGGTTGAGGCTAATCAGTTAAATCAGGTAGATGTTGAATTATTGCAAGGGCGCTTAAAAGTAAAGTTTAAAAATCAAAGCGGACAATGAGAAGAGTTTAAAGATGTCTTTAATGGTGATGAGGAACCTAATTTAGACCAAATTCTTAATGCGACAGATATGAAACTACAATTTACTAATTTACAGTTTAAATTAACTTCAAAAGTGGATCCAAATGCATCATATACAACAAACAATGATTTAACATTTGAAATGTTATTATCTGATAAAAAAGTTTAA
- a CDS encoding DJ-1 family glyoxalase III, with protein MKFALFLAPGFEEGEAIITTDVLRRGQIKVDLVSITDQLEVTSSHQVVIKADQLVTEVKYEDYDGFILPGGKIGVDNLAKNSQIKEWLLKANHDEKTIAAVCAAPQILGHLGILDNREATSYPGCTEGMENSIYNDEMAAITDGHIITGASVGSTMNFALAIADRVLGPEKVFALQNELVIRD; from the coding sequence ATGAAATTTGCCTTGTTCTTGGCACCAGGGTTTGAAGAGGGAGAAGCGATTATTACAACAGATGTGTTACGTCGTGGTCAAATTAAAGTTGATTTAGTAAGTATTACAGATCAATTAGAAGTAACTTCATCCCATCAGGTTGTAATTAAAGCTGACCAATTGGTGACAGAGGTTAAATATGAAGATTATGATGGTTTTATTTTACCAGGGGGTAAAATAGGGGTTGATAATCTTGCTAAAAATAGTCAAATTAAAGAATGATTATTAAAAGCTAATCATGATGAAAAAACAATTGCGGCAGTTTGTGCGGCCCCCCAAATTTTAGGCCATTTAGGAATTTTAGATAACCGTGAAGCAACAAGTTATCCTGGTTGCACAGAAGGAATGGAAAATTCGATTTACAATGATGAAATGGCAGCAATTACTGATGGCCATATCATTACTGGTGCATCAGTTGGTTCAACAATGAACTTTGCTTTAGCCATTGCCGATCGTGTTTTGGGTCCGGAAAAAGTTTTTGCTCTACAAAATGAATTAGTTATTCGCGATTAA
- a CDS encoding spiralin repeat-containing protein, translating into MKKLLTMMTVLSAVITTTTPVLGCGVFANYQKNLLDTFQIKANQTGAEIFTNLHTYMQVRYSLVEDKSATKIANYAIWYDEDEISNNDEIKVGVGDIITIKIFLNKFDSTIQNDQQKLINAGYNLNTEYVIDITVKEINKQDIKNVHVPDLETIAELEANYQALNQNENILNVVISTINKTLNLVVSQKDFYLTNDYEDKELLQTVGTVVTFTVHAESNSYLIQGDFIFTNTLSAKKDLSLVTIKPCQFPADVTATYDNLNQNEKIIAMIIKVVGTKFNVLVTIHDFQLTNDKPDDANQVVGTNVIMIVSAVPTSLILDNSFQFKIELK; encoded by the coding sequence ATGAAGAAACTTTTAACAATGATGACTGTTTTATCAGCAGTAATTACAACAACAACTCCTGTTTTAGGATGTGGGGTCTTTGCTAATTACCAAAAAAATTTGTTAGATACCTTCCAAATTAAAGCCAATCAAACCGGGGCTGAAATTTTTACGAATTTACATACTTATATGCAAGTTCGCTATAGTTTGGTTGAGGATAAAAGTGCAACTAAAATTGCTAATTATGCGATTTGATATGATGAGGATGAAATAAGTAATAATGATGAAATAAAAGTTGGTGTTGGAGATATTATTACTATTAAAATTTTCTTAAATAAATTTGATTCAACAATTCAAAATGATCAGCAGAAATTAATTAATGCTGGGTATAACTTGAATACAGAATATGTAATTGATATTACGGTAAAAGAGATTAATAAGCAAGATATTAAAAATGTACATGTACCAGATTTAGAAACGATTGCTGAACTAGAAGCTAATTATCAAGCACTAAATCAAAATGAAAACATTTTAAATGTTGTTATTAGTACCATTAATAAAACCTTAAATCTTGTTGTTTCACAAAAAGACTTTTATTTAACAAATGATTATGAAGATAAAGAACTTCTCCAAACTGTTGGGACAGTTGTGACTTTTACTGTTCATGCTGAATCTAATAGTTACTTAATTCAAGGTGATTTTATATTTACCAATACATTAAGCGCTAAAAAAGATCTTAGTTTAGTCACAATTAAACCATGTCAATTCCCAGCGGATGTAACTGCAACATATGATAATTTAAACCAAAATGAAAAAATAATTGCAATGATAATAAAAGTAGTGGGCACTAAATTTAACGTATTAGTGACAATACACGATTTTCAATTAACAAATGATAAGCCTGATGATGCTAATCAAGTTGTTGGGACAAATGTTATTATGATAGTCTCAGCCGTGCCAACTAGTCTGATTTTGGATAATAGCTTTCAATTTAAAATTGAATTAAAATAA
- a CDS encoding lipoprotein: protein MKKLLTILSTLTISMTGVTSVVACSANTEQPSDQLSPEKVKDFLKLYQNEVNPFTLSRDDGNQKNRLVKDITQQLHLTSEYEVSVLEDGYLLPNLEALNRAEVATILNGVAKISVKYQGKEFWNDKIFWLTNEFSSIKTKLTKLDSFTESANGFIVTGEKAPSDITTEILETQLKKQFQNVFKFSVHEITATPSLNSTAGETENETLINYGKTTIEVTTSNDIAVFSGEINWVTEPINTVAGFALDLMGKGHSSNNGFDFKLPIPGLPMEVSLAKLYTFAGLINTMIGNSINLVNLDHIGTDQFDNEWKNFLTTFDSLLASLIGSSIISLPITLDVSGILKVNGTVGDLLTNMAPSLIALLQWFISNDFKSNNAIMELLQYLLSDVNPKVKAGLVATYGEKSPMINKTNTNLDSLLGQALAGYKKDLPFSIKILGKELNDEIVFGNNGNIISPKLDLAPTTLVMSILNEFSNISTGGFDLINQKVINKDHLKGLWHLILTFIPEINLTLKDAMTPLWNAALPSLGLDANQLEQLNVELLQGRLKVMFKNQNDQWEEFQDVFKDGDTPNLKQILEAKDMKLQFTNLQFKLTSKVDSNASFTTNNDLTFEMLLSDKTK from the coding sequence ATGAAAAAACTATTAACTATTTTAAGTACTTTAACTATTAGTATGACAGGAGTAACATCAGTTGTTGCTTGTAGTGCTAACACTGAGCAACCATCAGATCAACTATCACCAGAAAAAGTAAAGGATTTTTTAAAATTATACCAAAATGAAGTAAATCCGTTTACTTTAAGTCGTGATGATGGCAATCAAAAAAATCGTTTAGTAAAAGATATTACTCAACAATTACACTTAACTTCTGAATATGAAGTTAGCGTTTTAGAAGATGGTTATTTATTGCCAAATCTTGAAGCATTGAACAGAGCAGAAGTGGCAACAATTCTGAATGGTGTAGCAAAGATAAGCGTAAAATACCAAGGGAAAGAATTTTGAAATGACAAAATTTTTTGATTAACAAATGAGTTTAGCAGTATTAAAACTAAATTAACTAAATTAGACAGTTTTACTGAATCAGCAAATGGTTTTATTGTTACTGGGGAAAAAGCACCAAGCGATATTACTACTGAGATTTTAGAAACACAGTTAAAAAAACAATTTCAAAATGTTTTTAAATTTAGTGTGCATGAAATAACAGCCACTCCTAGTTTGAATTCAACTGCAGGTGAAACTGAAAATGAAACATTGATTAATTATGGAAAAACAACAATTGAAGTAACAACATCAAATGATATTGCTGTTTTTAGTGGTGAAATTAATTGAGTAACTGAGCCAATTAATACTGTGGCTGGTTTTGCCTTGGATTTAATGGGCAAAGGACATAGTTCAAATAATGGCTTTGATTTTAAATTACCAATTCCAGGTTTACCAATGGAAGTATCATTAGCAAAATTATATACATTTGCTGGGTTAATTAACACAATGATAGGAAATAGTATTAATCTGGTTAATTTAGATCACATTGGAACTGATCAATTTGATAATGAGTGAAAAAACTTTTTAACTACTTTTGATAGTTTATTGGCATCATTAATCGGAAGTTCAATTATTAGTTTACCAATTACTCTTGATGTCAGTGGAATATTAAAAGTTAATGGAACAGTTGGGGATTTATTAACAAATATGGCCCCAAGTTTAATAGCATTATTACAATGATTTATTAGTAATGATTTTAAATCAAATAATGCCATTATGGAATTATTACAATATTTATTAAGTGATGTTAATCCAAAAGTAAAAGCTGGTTTAGTTGCAACTTATGGCGAAAAAAGTCCAATGATAAATAAAACAAATACAAATTTAGATAGTTTATTAGGTCAAGCATTAGCGGGATATAAAAAAGATTTGCCTTTTAGTATTAAAATTCTTGGCAAAGAGCTAAATGATGAAATTGTTTTTGGCAATAATGGTAATATTATTTCACCAAAACTAGATTTAGCACCAACAACCTTAGTTATGAGTATTTTAAATGAATTTAGTAATATATCAACAGGGGGATTTGATTTAATTAATCAGAAAGTTATTAATAAAGATCACTTAAAAGGTTTATGACATCTTATTTTAACCTTTATTCCAGAAATTAATCTTACTTTAAAAGATGCAATGACTCCATTATGAAATGCTGCTTTACCATCACTAGGACTTGATGCTAATCAGTTAGAACAATTAAATGTTGAATTATTGCAAGGTCGTTTAAAAGTAATGTTTAAAAATCAAAATGATCAATGAGAAGAATTTCAAGATGTCTTTAAAGATGGTGATACACCAAACTTAAAACAAATTCTAGAAGCAAAAGATATGAAATTACAATTTACTAATTTACAGTTTAAATTAACATCAAAAGTTGATTCAAATGCCTCATTTACAACAAACAATGATTTAACATTTGAAATGTTATTATCAGATAAAACAAAATAA
- the nadE gene encoding NAD(+) synthase, protein MTTIEQYEEYLVSWIKAEVNSAQCVGVIVGLSGGIDSAVVALLAKKTFPDNYLTVIMPCQSDPIDEQFAQQLVEKHTLNSLTIDLSETYQTLLKNLPLNQHQLAAANIKPRLRMTTLYSLAQANKYLVLGTDNADEWHVGYFTKYGDGGVDLVPLVHLLKQDVQALAKLLGVNKAIIERLPTAGLWENQTDEAEMGFSYQQLDAFLLGEPVPENVKTRIDYLHNISEHKRNLAKSPPKPFRHLPNYHK, encoded by the coding sequence ATGACAACAATTGAACAATATGAAGAATATTTAGTATCTTGAATTAAAGCCGAAGTTAATTCGGCCCAATGTGTGGGAGTAATTGTCGGTTTATCGGGAGGAATTGATTCGGCTGTCGTGGCGCTTCTAGCAAAAAAAACTTTTCCGGATAATTATTTAACTGTAATTATGCCATGCCAGTCTGATCCAATTGATGAACAATTTGCCCAACAGTTGGTTGAAAAGCATACCTTAAATAGTTTAACAATTGATCTTAGCGAAACTTATCAAACATTATTAAAAAATTTACCTTTGAATCAGCATCAATTAGCAGCTGCTAATATTAAACCACGCTTACGAATGACAACTTTATATAGTTTAGCACAAGCCAATAAATATTTAGTGTTAGGAACAGATAATGCCGATGAATGGCATGTTGGCTATTTCACAAAATATGGTGATGGGGGAGTTGATTTAGTACCATTAGTTCATTTATTAAAACAAGATGTTCAAGCATTAGCCAAACTATTAGGAGTTAATAAAGCAATTATTGAGCGATTACCAACGGCAGGATTATGAGAAAATCAAACAGATGAAGCAGAAATGGGTTTTTCATACCAACAGTTAGATGCTTTTTTACTTGGGGAACCAGTTCCAGAAAATGTTAAAACACGGATTGATTACTTGCATAATATTTCTGAACATAAGCGTAACTTAGCTAAATCCCCACCAAAACCGTTTCGTCATTTACCAAATTATCATAAATAA
- a CDS encoding DEAD/DEAH box helicase family protein has product MNYISKLFTNHIAQELITEFNAEMRNAQEVLLIFPFISKSIINKIERSIKYCQTHNIIIRIITTTFDDLAQFNDFNELERLVTTYNNILIHVEDNFEKRSERIHIKASIFSRPNHQSSAIIGSSNLTYRGMVAGREWNVKLTAPANEDVITKMINEFNYLWENNLINFNDSTLRQELLAKITRNQEQQIIGMFGKQETEFDTIKKYLYDYQQKIINHLEYRRERGKNKHLVIMATGTGKTVIGAFDYLNQCHRHNRPLKILFLAHQREIVEQALKTFRTVLQDNSFGVLMYEGKVPDKQEYLFATIQTMLNNLDQFGSNHFDYIIFDEAHHIAATSFEKVFNHFQPQEILGLTATPERTDGKSIKEYFDDEYAYELRVWSAINQGLLAAFDYYCIDDISTDLQGVDLSSDSQVFQKLNTPARNDLLFSTIEKYLGVYAHPTALIFCVTTEHAKIIATFLQAKNLRAAYLTSEVSDQRAMILHQFKTGRINYLCVVNMFNEGIDVPEIDTIILLRPTNSRTVYLQQLGRGLRKTVRKGKLEVYDLISNIDSKYDLTIGIKNLYDPNLTTIKSLPQQAGLPYNCTITLEKKAQELILNNLKKWYQHKNRLQPQIQEYYQKYHDEGLYKLLADSEMSIYQFYNHIDDLYLRIANNWRKYSPGQNDLQRNQNLLKQFLFLDSYEIVNYFYLRLAQQLSPNDINLEYDNLLVTSLLYEVTSHPVFEKLLSNYLNEVDLVQTIINNNQMIVRELLLILKYKLEHETLIKTELRSTNLLLKQCTFTVKQVLAIIGRTNFLLPRGPLRIIAFQAGYLTFDNYYQVILADEDGQGYGKLTSYDEQKQKFYWSLPEKMTINHKIVKDMENNKIKKYLFLQNKINLSYPNLKLKLYRYIGTGIFEQLLDSKYLTGQFAVI; this is encoded by the coding sequence ATGAACTATATTAGCAAATTATTTACCAATCATATTGCCCAAGAATTAATTACTGAATTTAATGCAGAAATGCGTAATGCCCAAGAAGTATTATTGATTTTCCCCTTTATTTCAAAAAGTATTATCAATAAAATTGAAAGGTCAATTAAATATTGTCAAACTCATAATATTATTATTCGGATTATTACTACAACATTTGATGATTTAGCCCAATTTAATGATTTCAATGAATTAGAACGCTTAGTTACTACTTATAATAATATTTTAATTCATGTTGAAGATAATTTTGAAAAACGAAGTGAACGAATTCATATTAAGGCATCAATTTTTTCGCGCCCCAATCATCAATCCTCAGCGATTATTGGTTCTTCTAATTTAACTTACCGCGGAATGGTTGCGGGTCGCGAATGAAATGTTAAACTAACGGCACCAGCAAACGAAGATGTCATTACAAAAATGATTAATGAGTTTAATTATTTATGAGAAAATAATTTAATTAATTTTAATGATTCAACTCTTCGCCAAGAATTATTAGCAAAAATTACTCGTAATCAAGAGCAACAAATTATTGGTATGTTTGGCAAACAAGAAACAGAATTTGATACCATTAAAAAATATTTGTATGACTATCAACAAAAAATTATTAATCATTTGGAATATCGCCGGGAAAGAGGAAAAAACAAACATTTAGTCATAATGGCAACGGGGACTGGTAAAACTGTTATTGGGGCTTTTGACTATTTGAATCAATGTCATCGTCATAATCGGCCATTAAAGATTTTATTTTTAGCCCATCAGCGAGAAATTGTTGAACAAGCGTTAAAAACTTTTCGGACAGTTTTACAAGATAATAGCTTTGGTGTTTTAATGTACGAAGGAAAAGTGCCAGACAAGCAAGAATATTTATTTGCAACAATTCAAACAATGCTAAATAATTTAGATCAATTTGGGTCAAATCATTTTGATTATATTATTTTTGATGAGGCACACCATATTGCGGCTACAAGTTTTGAAAAGGTTTTTAATCATTTTCAACCACAAGAAATCTTAGGTTTAACTGCAACCCCAGAACGCACTGATGGCAAGTCAATTAAAGAATATTTTGATGATGAATATGCTTACGAATTACGAGTATGAAGTGCTATTAATCAAGGCTTATTAGCAGCTTTTGATTATTACTGTATTGATGATATTTCCACAGATTTACAAGGGGTTGATTTATCTTCTGATAGTCAAGTTTTTCAGAAATTAAATACCCCAGCGCGCAATGATTTATTATTTAGCACAATTGAAAAATATCTGGGGGTTTATGCCCATCCAACAGCTTTAATTTTTTGTGTTACAACTGAACATGCTAAAATTATTGCAACTTTTTTACAAGCTAAAAACCTTCGGGCCGCTTATCTAACCAGCGAGGTTAGTGACCAGCGCGCAATGATTTTACATCAATTTAAAACTGGTCGCATTAATTATTTATGTGTTGTTAATATGTTTAATGAAGGTATTGATGTTCCAGAAATTGATACAATTATTCTCCTTCGTCCAACTAATTCACGAACTGTTTATTTGCAACAATTAGGGCGTGGATTACGAAAAACTGTGCGAAAAGGAAAATTAGAAGTTTACGATTTAATTAGTAATATTGATAGTAAATATGATTTAACGATTGGGATTAAAAATTTATATGATCCTAACCTAACAACAATAAAATCTTTACCCCAGCAAGCTGGTTTGCCATATAATTGTACAATTACTTTAGAAAAAAAGGCCCAAGAGTTAATTCTTAATAATTTAAAAAAATGATATCAGCATAAAAACCGTTTACAACCTCAAATCCAAGAATATTATCAAAAATATCATGATGAAGGCTTATATAAACTGCTTGCTGATTCCGAAATGTCAATTTATCAATTTTATAATCATATTGATGATTTATATCTTCGGATTGCTAATAATTGGCGTAAATATAGTCCTGGTCAAAATGATTTACAACGTAATCAAAATTTATTAAAACAATTTTTATTTTTAGATAGTTATGAGATTGTTAATTATTTTTATTTACGGTTAGCCCAACAATTATCACCTAACGATATTAATTTAGAATATGATAATTTATTAGTAACATCATTATTATATGAAGTAACCAGTCATCCTGTTTTTGAAAAGTTATTATCAAATTATCTAAATGAAGTTGATTTAGTACAAACAATTATTAATAATAATCAAATGATTGTGCGAGAGTTGTTACTAATTTTAAAATATAAGTTAGAACATGAAACTTTGATTAAAACCGAATTAAGAAGCACTAATTTATTATTAAAACAATGTACTTTTACTGTAAAACAAGTTCTAGCGATTATTGGCCGAACAAATTTTTTATTACCCCGCGGGCCATTACGAATTATTGCTTTTCAAGCTGGATATTTAACTTTTGATAATTATTACCAAGTTATTTTAGCGGATGAAGATGGGCAAGGTTATGGAAAACTGACAAGTTATGATGAACAAAAGCAAAAATTTTATTGATCTCTTCCAGAAAAAATGACAATTAACCATAAAATTGTTAAAGATATGGAAAATAATAAAATTAAAAAGTATTTATTTTTACAAAATAAAATTAATTTAAGTTATCCAAATTTAAAATTAAAGTTATATCGTTATATTGGGACCGGAATTTTTGAGCAATTATTAGATAGTAAATATTTAACTGGTCAATTTGCGGTAATTTAA
- the obgE gene encoding GTPase ObgE, whose amino-acid sequence MKFIDVAKIKLKAGDGGNGAVAFHRELYVPKGGPSGGDGGHGGDIIFVGDEGMNTLLDLKYQREIKAEDGNKGDIKNMHGRNAPDKYIHVPLGTLIYNNASGEIICDIVKNNQEVIIAKGGKGGRGNARFASSKNKAPTIFEAGELGQELEIRCELKVLADVGLVGLPNAGKSTLLSKISKAKPQIADYPFTTLTPQLGVAQDSKGRTFVVSDLPGLIPGAAEGKGLGFAFLRHIERCKIIVHVLDMSGNYGTEDVYQNYLNIRSELEHYNINLAHRPEIIVANKMDIDLSALNLSDFKTKLPTAEIIEISGLFSQHLDELLLKIGDKLATVSDSQALWEINQVEQNPADYKVYEFEETEIDVQVINLGNGLWEVTGQDVHKAYQKNPISTYDNLLVFNKKLQSLKVFDMLREKGIKDGDLVKIFEYELEWNG is encoded by the coding sequence GTGAAATTTATCGATGTAGCAAAGATTAAATTAAAAGCTGGTGATGGTGGAAACGGAGCAGTTGCTTTTCATCGTGAATTGTATGTCCCAAAAGGTGGTCCATCTGGGGGTGATGGTGGCCATGGTGGTGACATTATTTTTGTTGGTGATGAGGGGATGAATACTCTATTAGATTTAAAATATCAGCGTGAAATTAAAGCTGAAGATGGTAATAAAGGGGATATTAAAAATATGCATGGTCGTAATGCCCCAGATAAATACATTCATGTTCCACTAGGAACTTTAATATATAATAATGCTAGTGGTGAAATAATTTGTGATATTGTTAAAAATAATCAAGAAGTTATTATTGCAAAAGGTGGCAAAGGTGGGCGTGGCAATGCCCGTTTTGCTAGTAGTAAAAATAAGGCCCCAACAATTTTTGAAGCTGGTGAATTGGGGCAGGAATTAGAAATTCGTTGTGAATTAAAAGTCTTAGCAGATGTTGGCTTAGTTGGATTACCAAATGCTGGAAAATCAACATTATTATCAAAGATTTCAAAAGCAAAACCACAAATTGCTGATTATCCTTTTACAACTTTAACCCCTCAATTAGGTGTAGCTCAAGACAGTAAAGGGCGAACATTTGTTGTTTCTGATTTACCAGGTTTAATTCCTGGTGCCGCCGAAGGGAAGGGTTTAGGTTTTGCCTTTTTACGTCATATTGAGCGATGCAAAATAATTGTCCATGTTCTTGATATGTCGGGAAATTATGGTACGGAAGATGTTTATCAAAACTATTTAAATATTCGTTCAGAATTAGAACATTATAATATTAATCTAGCTCATCGTCCCGAAATTATTGTTGCAAATAAAATGGATATTGATTTATCAGCCCTTAATTTAAGTGATTTTAAAACTAAGTTACCAACAGCTGAAATCATCGAAATTAGTGGATTGTTTTCGCAACATTTAGATGAACTATTGTTAAAAATTGGGGATAAATTAGCAACTGTTAGCGATAGCCAAGCTTTATGAGAAATTAATCAAGTTGAGCAAAATCCAGCTGATTATAAAGTTTATGAATTTGAAGAAACAGAAATTGATGTTCAAGTTATTAATTTAGGTAATGGTCTATGAGAAGTAACTGGGCAAGATGTTCATAAAGCATATCAAAAAAATCCAATTAGTACTTATGATAATCTGCTAGTTTTTAATAAAAAATTGCAAAGTTTAAAAGTGTTTGATATGCTAAGAGAAAAGGGCATCAAAGATGGTGATTTGGTAAAAATCTTTGAATATGAATTAGAATGGAACGGATAA